One genomic region from Streptomyces sp. Li-HN-5-11 encodes:
- a CDS encoding radical SAM/SPASM domain-containing protein: protein MQKIPFQVNEGGLVALLPNGHVEFLAASAERLIRRHNAGQPVTAEELMTHALADPLVTLERFHLPAPAIAFVETTNLCNLRCRHCYADSALKRPDEMSTPAVKSLLDDFAELGVLQVFLTGGEIFSHRDAVEIVQHARSKPFSTQIFTNGLLITEEKLAAIPPGQSFFISFDTADPERTVRGKMDFPKLQRAFEMMRRHGHVFRTAISVHRDNIQDAEEIFEWCAERGYPRPQWLETHPVGRALLHPDMLLRPEDVDEVFEVYRRCMERYSTGPDDEPGGTPDAGPAVPGTPAAGTARRAADEIRGVDTIQFCQRLERAVGQEKCGRSVVYVNSRGDVYPCSNCMSGQLYRAGNITRRPFAEIWEHGFDEFRDIRFADHSVCGTCPVAREDIWCQFRCPPLARNITGDEKGCGATEYLQEFSLRAGRYWRERRLRNVRLTLTPRPARTP, encoded by the coding sequence GTGCAGAAGATCCCCTTCCAGGTGAACGAGGGCGGGCTCGTGGCCCTGCTGCCGAACGGGCATGTCGAGTTCCTCGCGGCTTCGGCGGAACGGCTGATCCGGCGGCACAACGCCGGGCAGCCGGTCACCGCCGAGGAGTTGATGACCCACGCGCTCGCCGACCCGCTGGTGACGCTGGAGAGGTTCCATCTGCCCGCGCCGGCCATCGCCTTCGTGGAGACCACGAACCTGTGCAACCTGCGCTGCCGGCACTGCTACGCGGACTCGGCCCTCAAACGGCCGGACGAGATGTCCACCCCGGCCGTCAAGTCCCTGCTCGACGACTTCGCCGAACTCGGCGTCCTCCAGGTGTTCCTCACCGGTGGTGAGATCTTCTCGCACCGGGACGCGGTGGAGATCGTCCAGCACGCCAGGAGCAAGCCGTTCAGCACCCAGATCTTCACCAACGGCCTGCTGATCACGGAGGAGAAGCTGGCGGCGATCCCGCCCGGGCAGTCCTTCTTCATCAGCTTCGACACGGCGGACCCGGAGCGCACCGTGCGCGGGAAGATGGACTTCCCCAAGCTCCAGCGCGCCTTCGAGATGATGCGCAGGCACGGGCACGTCTTCCGCACCGCGATCTCCGTCCACCGCGACAACATCCAGGACGCGGAGGAGATCTTCGAGTGGTGCGCCGAGCGCGGCTACCCCCGCCCGCAGTGGCTGGAGACCCACCCGGTGGGCCGCGCCCTGCTCCACCCGGACATGCTGCTGCGCCCCGAGGACGTCGACGAGGTCTTCGAGGTCTACCGGCGGTGCATGGAGCGCTACTCCACCGGCCCTGACGACGAACCCGGTGGCACGCCCGACGCCGGTCCGGCCGTGCCGGGCACCCCGGCGGCCGGGACCGCCCGGCGCGCCGCGGACGAGATCCGCGGGGTGGACACCATCCAGTTCTGCCAGCGCCTGGAACGCGCCGTCGGCCAGGAGAAGTGCGGCCGCTCGGTGGTCTACGTCAACAGCCGCGGCGACGTCTACCCGTGCAGCAACTGCATGTCCGGCCAGCTCTACCGGGCCGGGAACATCACCCGGCGGCCGTTCGCCGAGATCTGGGAGCACGGCTTCGACGAGTTCCGCGACATCCGCTTCGCCGACCACTCCGTGTGCGGCACCTGCCCGGTGGCACGGGAGGACATCTGGTGCCAGTTCCGCTGCCCGCCGCTGGCCCGCAACATCACGGGCGACGAGAAGGGCTGCGGCGCCACGGAGTACCTGCAGGAGTTCAGCCTGCGCGCCGGCCGCTACTGGCGCGAACGGCGCCTGCGCAACGTGCGCCTGACGCTCACCCCGCGCCCGGCGCGCACGCCGTAG
- a CDS encoding LuxR C-terminal-related transcriptional regulator: MSDERWKSELRGTLEAVTERAAMSGAGLTEAGFQLVLAHVEAAYKRGEMAGRSRTGYRTQLSGVPLTGRHLEIARLAAAGLSNAEIAKQLFLSTNTVKTHMQTALKRTGARSRGHLAALLAVHGQVTTDNVPDPKENSACPAPAPRAGSPSPVSTTAET, encoded by the coding sequence ATGTCCGACGAGCGATGGAAATCCGAGCTGCGCGGGACCCTGGAAGCCGTCACCGAACGCGCCGCGATGAGCGGCGCCGGGCTGACCGAAGCCGGCTTCCAGCTCGTCCTGGCCCACGTCGAAGCCGCGTACAAGCGCGGCGAGATGGCCGGACGCAGCCGGACCGGCTACCGCACCCAGCTCTCAGGCGTGCCGCTCACCGGTCGCCACCTGGAGATCGCGCGGCTGGCCGCTGCGGGCCTGAGTAACGCGGAGATCGCGAAACAGCTCTTCCTGAGCACGAACACGGTCAAGACGCACATGCAGACCGCTCTGAAGCGCACCGGGGCCCGCTCTCGCGGGCACCTGGCCGCTCTGCTGGCCGTCCACGGCCAGGTCACCACCGACAACGTCCCTGACCCCAAGGAGAACAGCGCATGTCCGGCACCTGCCCCACGTGCGGGAAGCCCTTCCCCTGTCTCGACCACGGCTGAGACGTGA
- a CDS encoding recombinase family protein, translating to MTKALMRAVDTALRAQTVTLRAVDYLRVSTEEQADGYGIAYTGKRTARYIEKKGWAHVGTYADEGFSGSLGADDRPDLKRLMQDARKSPRPFDMVVVNEGRTIGRTGRAFWNWVWELEDLGVYVAVVKKDYDNSTPAGRSQMRKDADYAEEERELIRERTQGGIQEKAEDGLYPGGMVPFGWTVAERGKKGVSYYALHEEEAATLRRARQVFLEKRSWQETAQTLNSEKRYTRSGAPWKAHNLRHRMQGDAVLHNRVVWRGNDAQRDQDGNPVYGESVVIDLPPLFSEKEITELKTALAQRRPVVKTRSRVYTLTGLMTSPCGQTYEGHQHRPTEVIYRCKGRYESYAGASDQCSCPPLEAERIERQVWGDVVAILSDADRMKAMAQDWLNATSHKRVDYTTRIADLDQQIAETEDLIDVTAATAARRALRRGLSKAEAEEAAERAVKPLEEEQAALEKQRREAEAWQRESAEAGRRLQGLERLAELAKQNLKDVKPAEQAELLRLMGLQAKVVSCAPRRKGVACSIREWFVQAGRDVPVLTDEVWERIRPLLGGSRSKTDRRTMIEAMLNKAISGARFKELAPKYGIDWKTLQTQAHRWLSGGTWAAAMDLLTDAETVPAWQPDPIDIKVSLKPLAIPGRPRRTPCAPRSPAVRRPG from the coding sequence ATGACCAAGGCTCTCATGCGCGCCGTGGACACGGCGCTGCGGGCCCAGACCGTCACACTCCGAGCCGTTGACTACCTCCGTGTGTCCACGGAGGAGCAGGCCGACGGATACGGCATTGCGTACACCGGCAAGAGAACCGCCCGGTACATCGAGAAGAAGGGCTGGGCTCACGTCGGAACCTACGCCGACGAGGGCTTCAGCGGCAGCCTGGGGGCTGACGACCGCCCCGACCTCAAGCGGCTCATGCAGGACGCCCGGAAGAGCCCTCGCCCCTTTGACATGGTCGTCGTCAACGAGGGCCGCACCATTGGACGGACCGGCCGGGCTTTCTGGAACTGGGTCTGGGAGCTGGAAGACCTCGGCGTGTACGTGGCCGTCGTCAAGAAGGACTATGACAACTCCACGCCGGCCGGGCGCAGCCAGATGCGCAAGGATGCCGACTACGCCGAAGAAGAGCGCGAGCTGATCCGCGAGCGCACCCAGGGCGGCATCCAGGAGAAGGCCGAAGACGGCCTGTATCCCGGCGGCATGGTCCCCTTCGGCTGGACTGTCGCCGAGCGTGGCAAGAAGGGCGTCTCCTACTACGCCCTGCACGAGGAGGAGGCCGCGACCCTCCGCAGGGCGCGGCAGGTCTTCCTGGAGAAACGCAGTTGGCAGGAGACCGCGCAGACCCTCAACAGCGAGAAGCGCTATACCCGTTCAGGCGCCCCCTGGAAGGCCCACAACCTTCGTCACCGGATGCAGGGAGACGCAGTCCTCCACAACCGCGTGGTATGGCGCGGCAACGATGCCCAGCGGGACCAGGACGGCAACCCGGTCTACGGGGAATCGGTCGTCATCGACCTTCCGCCGCTCTTCTCCGAGAAGGAGATTACGGAGCTGAAGACGGCTCTGGCGCAACGGCGGCCGGTAGTGAAGACCCGATCCCGGGTCTACACCCTTACGGGCCTCATGACGAGCCCTTGCGGCCAGACGTACGAAGGGCACCAGCACCGCCCCACGGAGGTCATCTACCGCTGCAAGGGGCGCTACGAGTCGTACGCCGGAGCCAGCGACCAGTGCTCGTGCCCGCCCCTGGAGGCAGAACGCATCGAGCGGCAGGTATGGGGCGACGTCGTCGCCATCCTCAGCGACGCGGACCGCATGAAGGCCATGGCCCAGGACTGGCTGAACGCCACTAGCCACAAGCGTGTCGACTACACGACGCGCATCGCCGACCTGGACCAGCAGATCGCCGAAACGGAAGACCTGATCGACGTCACGGCCGCCACAGCGGCCCGCAGGGCCCTGCGTCGCGGCCTGTCCAAGGCCGAGGCCGAAGAGGCCGCGGAAAGGGCCGTCAAGCCCCTTGAGGAGGAGCAGGCGGCCCTGGAGAAGCAGCGCCGCGAAGCCGAGGCATGGCAGCGGGAATCCGCGGAAGCCGGCCGCAGGCTCCAGGGGCTGGAGCGCCTGGCGGAACTCGCCAAACAGAACCTGAAGGACGTCAAGCCGGCCGAACAGGCCGAACTGCTGCGCCTCATGGGCTTGCAGGCCAAGGTGGTCAGCTGCGCCCCCCGGCGCAAGGGAGTTGCCTGCAGCATCCGCGAGTGGTTCGTCCAGGCGGGACGGGACGTCCCGGTCCTGACCGATGAGGTATGGGAGCGGATCAGGCCGCTTCTGGGCGGCTCCCGGTCGAAGACCGACCGCCGCACGATGATCGAAGCGATGCTGAACAAGGCCATCTCGGGGGCTCGCTTCAAGGAGCTGGCCCCGAAGTACGGGATCGACTGGAAGACGCTTCAGACGCAGGCTCACCGATGGTTGTCGGGCGGCACGTGGGCCGCAGCCATGGACCTGCTGACGGACGCGGAGACGGTACCGGCGTGGCAGCCGGACCCGATTGACATCAAGGTCAGCTTGAAGCCGCTGGCCATCCCGGGCCGCCCACGCAGAACTCCGTGCGCTCCCCGAAGCCCTGCTGTGCGGCGTCCTGGGTGA
- a CDS encoding alpha/beta fold hydrolase, with translation MGLKRTTLRTTAVGAVSATVIAGGVLGVAPAAQAAPDSVRFVDITGDGGTTLKANVVTPASADGSRSYPLIVLPTSWGLPQVEYLAQAQQLADSGYVVVTYNVRGFWQSGGQIEVAGPPDWADASKVIDWALAHTPADPGHIGMAGVSYGAGISLLAAEHDKRIKAVASLSGWADLIGSIYSGRTQHIQAAALLDGAATLTGRESPELRQVFDDFYASNLAKEQELVDWGKKRSPATYADQLNQNGTAVLLANGWGDTIFSPNQYADFYEKLTVPKRLEFRPGDHATAELTGLFGLPNDVWSDTRRWFDHYLRGQDNGIDREQPVQLETRSANGYEGYPDWKSVGATKKKIDLAGTDTIHANVDSGADGGVIFLSSILDQAARIPPMASIPLLPRRWAAVWQSGRYGSVQRVRGSAAFHTTLTPTKESGTFIAYLYDVGPLGLGKLVTHAPYTWHGRTPGVPFGVDLPLYSTAYDVPAGHRLALVVDTVDPLYIEHNPSGAQLTFSSPADDPSYLSVPLREQ, from the coding sequence GTGGGACTCAAGCGCACGACCCTGCGTACGACCGCCGTCGGGGCCGTCTCGGCGACCGTGATCGCCGGAGGCGTCCTCGGGGTCGCCCCCGCCGCGCAGGCGGCCCCGGACAGCGTCCGCTTCGTCGACATCACCGGCGACGGCGGTACCACCCTCAAGGCCAACGTCGTCACCCCGGCGAGCGCCGACGGCTCCCGCAGCTACCCGCTCATCGTGCTGCCCACGAGCTGGGGCCTGCCCCAGGTCGAGTACCTCGCCCAGGCGCAGCAGCTCGCCGACTCCGGCTACGTCGTGGTCACGTACAACGTGCGCGGCTTCTGGCAGTCCGGCGGGCAGATAGAAGTCGCCGGCCCACCCGACTGGGCCGACGCCTCCAAGGTGATCGACTGGGCCCTCGCCCACACCCCGGCCGACCCCGGGCACATCGGCATGGCGGGCGTCTCCTACGGCGCCGGGATCAGCCTGCTCGCCGCCGAACACGACAAGCGCATCAAGGCGGTGGCCTCGCTCAGCGGCTGGGCCGATCTGATCGGCTCGATCTACTCCGGGCGCACCCAGCACATCCAGGCGGCGGCCCTGCTGGACGGCGCCGCCACCCTCACCGGCCGCGAGAGCCCCGAGCTCCGGCAGGTCTTCGACGACTTCTACGCCTCCAACCTGGCGAAGGAACAGGAGCTGGTCGACTGGGGGAAGAAACGTTCACCCGCGACCTACGCCGACCAGCTCAACCAGAACGGCACAGCCGTCCTGCTCGCCAACGGCTGGGGCGACACCATCTTCTCGCCCAACCAGTACGCCGACTTCTACGAGAAGCTCACGGTGCCCAAGAGGCTGGAGTTCCGGCCCGGCGACCACGCCACGGCCGAGCTGACCGGCCTGTTCGGGCTGCCCAACGACGTGTGGAGCGACACCCGGCGCTGGTTCGACCACTATCTGCGCGGCCAGGACAACGGCATCGACCGTGAGCAGCCCGTGCAGTTGGAGACCCGCTCGGCGAACGGCTACGAGGGCTACCCGGACTGGAAGTCGGTGGGCGCGACGAAGAAGAAGATCGACCTCGCGGGCACGGACACGATCCACGCCAATGTCGACTCGGGAGCGGACGGCGGGGTCATCTTCCTGTCCAGCATCCTCGACCAGGCGGCCCGGATCCCCCCGATGGCGTCGATACCCCTCCTCCCCCGCCGCTGGGCCGCGGTGTGGCAGTCGGGCCGGTACGGCTCCGTCCAGCGGGTGCGCGGCTCCGCGGCGTTCCACACGACGCTCACCCCGACCAAGGAGAGCGGCACGTTCATCGCCTACCTGTACGACGTCGGTCCGCTCGGCCTCGGCAAGCTGGTCACGCACGCGCCGTACACCTGGCACGGTCGCACGCCCGGGGTGCCGTTCGGCGTGGACCTGCCGCTGTACTCCACCGCCTACGACGTCCCGGCCGGGCACCGGCTCGCGCTCGTCGTGGACACGGTCGATCCGCTGTACATCGAGCACAACCCGTCCGGCGCGCAGCTGACCTTCTCCTCGCCGGCGGACGACCCGTCGTACCTGTCCGTTCCGCTGCGCGAGCAGTGA
- a CDS encoding DUF6278 family protein gives MDIPFLGRWRKRRGSAADFAAGGAAVSGAGDGPGGLAALLAECELLRSQAEFAGVRLDNSAASLEALDQLPPRWRDDEESLPRLGNDAGLYLGTVVVHTIPGAGWEIRPPGRPVVRLASGREIDVVSAGRAWAAGGVPELSQLYAEIAEG, from the coding sequence ATGGACATCCCGTTCCTGGGCAGGTGGCGCAAGAGGCGGGGTTCCGCCGCGGACTTTGCCGCCGGGGGCGCGGCCGTCTCCGGGGCCGGCGACGGCCCGGGCGGCCTGGCCGCACTCCTCGCCGAGTGCGAGCTGCTGCGCTCCCAGGCGGAGTTCGCGGGCGTCCGGCTCGACAACTCGGCCGCCTCCTTGGAGGCGCTCGACCAGTTGCCCCCGCGCTGGCGTGACGACGAGGAGAGCCTGCCACGGCTCGGCAACGACGCCGGGCTCTACCTCGGCACGGTCGTCGTGCACACCATCCCCGGCGCCGGGTGGGAGATCCGCCCGCCCGGCCGGCCCGTCGTCCGGCTGGCCTCCGGCCGGGAGATCGACGTCGTGAGCGCCGGCCGCGCATGGGCGGCCGGCGGTGTGCCCGAGCTCTCCCAGCTCTACGCCGAGATCGCGGAGGGGTGA